Proteins encoded by one window of Sorex araneus isolate mSorAra2 chromosome 3, mSorAra2.pri, whole genome shotgun sequence:
- the SLC37A4 gene encoding glucose-6-phosphate exchanger SLC37A4 isoform X1 produces MAAQGYGYYRTVIFAAMFIGYSLYYFNRKTFSFVMTSLVQEISLDKDDLGLITSSQSAAYAISKFVSGVLSDQMSARWLFSSGLLLVGLVNVAFSWSSTVSIFAVLWFFNGLAQGLGWPPCGKVLRKWFEPSQFGTWWSVLSTSMNLAGGLGPILATVLAQSYSWRSTLALSGALCVLVSFLCLMLIRNEPADVGLRNLDPTPSKGKPGSPKEESTLQELLLSPYLWVLSTGYLVVFGVKTCCTDWGQFFLIQEKGQSALVGSSYMSALEVGGLVGSIAAGYLSDRAMAKAGPSVYGNPRHGLLLFMMAGMAVSMYLFRTTVTGDVPKDAALWTPALRPLAELSGFTEHELWILILGAVFGFSSYGPIALFGVIANESAPPNLCGTSHAIVGLMANVGGFLAGLPFSTIAKHYSWNTAFWVAEVTCTACTVAFFLLRNIRTKMGRIPKKAE; encoded by the exons ATGGCAGCCCAGGGCTATGGCTACTATCGAACTGTCATCTTTGCGGCCATGTTCATCGGCTACAGCCTGTACTACTTCAACCGCAAGACCTTCTCCTTTGTCATGACCTCTCTGGTGCAggagatctctctggacaagGATGACCTGG gcctCATCACCAGCAGCCAGTCGGCAGCCTACGCCATCAGCAAGTTCGTGAGCGGGGTGCTGTCGGACCAGATGAGCGCCCGTTGGCTCTTCTCCTCGGGGCTGCTCCTGGTCGGCCTGGTCAACGTTGCCTTCTCCTGGAGCTCCACCGTGTCCATCTTCGCAGTCCTCTGGTTCTTCAATGGCCTGGCACAGGGCCTGGGCTGGCCCCCGTGCGGGAAGGTCCTGCGGAAG TGGTTTGAGCCGTCGCAGTTTGGCACGTGGTGGTCCGTCCTGTCCACCAGCATGAACCTGGCGGGGGGGCTGGGGCCCATCCTGGCCACAGTGCTGGCCCAGAGCTACAGCTGGCGCAGCACACTCGCCCTGTCGGGGGCGCTGTGCGTGCTCGTCTCCTTCCTCTGCCTCATGCTCATTCGCAACGAGCCCGCTGATGTCGGCCTCCGCAACCTGGACCCCACACCCTCCAAGGGCAAGCCAG GCTCCCCGAAGGAAGAGAGCACCCTTCAGGAGCTGCTGCTGTCCCCCTACCTGTGGGTGCTCTCCACCGGCTACCTGGTGGTTTTTGGGGTGAAGACCTGCTGTACTGACTGGGGCCAGTTCTTCCTCATCCAGGAGAAGGGGCAGTCGGCCCTCGTGG GTAGCTCCTACATGAGCGCCCTGGAAGTCGGGGGCCTTGTGGGCAGCATTGCCGCGGGCTACCTGTCGGACCGGGCCATGGCAAAG GCTGGTCCGTCCGTCTATGGGAACCCCCGCCACGGCCTGCTGCTATTCATGATGGCTGGCATGGCCGTGTCCATGTACCTCTTCCGGACAACTGTGACTGGGGACGTCCCCAAG GATGCTGCGCTCTGGACTCCGGCTCTCCGCCCTCTCGCTGAGCTCTCAGGCTTTACAGAGCACGAG CTCTGGATCCTCATACTGGGAGCTGTGTTTGGCTTCTCCTCCTACGGTCCCATCGCCTTGTTCGGAGTTATCGCCAATGAGAGTGCCCCTCCCAACCTGTGTGGCACTTCCCACGCCATCGTGGGACTCATGGCCAATG TGGGCGGCTTCCTGGCGGGTCTGCCCTTCAGCACCATCGCCAAGCACTACAGCTGGAACACGGCCTTCTGGGTGGCCGAAGTGACCTGCACAGCCTGCACCGTGGCCTTCTTCCTCCTTCGGAACATCCGCACCAAGATGGGCCGCATCCCCAAGAAAGCCGAGTGA
- the SLC37A4 gene encoding glucose-6-phosphate exchanger SLC37A4 isoform X2, with product MAAQGYGYYRTVIFAAMFIGYSLYYFNRKTFSFVMTSLVQEISLDKDDLGLITSSQSAAYAISKFVSGVLSDQMSARWLFSSGLLLVGLVNVAFSWSSTVSIFAVLWFFNGLAQGLGWPPCGKVLRKWFEPSQFGTWWSVLSTSMNLAGGLGPILATVLAQSYSWRSTLALSGALCVLVSFLCLMLIRNEPADVGLRNLDPTPSKGKPGSPKEESTLQELLLSPYLWVLSTGYLVVFGVKTCCTDWGQFFLIQEKGQSALVGSSYMSALEVGGLVGSIAAGYLSDRAMAKAGPSVYGNPRHGLLLFMMAGMAVSMYLFRTTVTGDVPKLWILILGAVFGFSSYGPIALFGVIANESAPPNLCGTSHAIVGLMANVGGFLAGLPFSTIAKHYSWNTAFWVAEVTCTACTVAFFLLRNIRTKMGRIPKKAE from the exons ATGGCAGCCCAGGGCTATGGCTACTATCGAACTGTCATCTTTGCGGCCATGTTCATCGGCTACAGCCTGTACTACTTCAACCGCAAGACCTTCTCCTTTGTCATGACCTCTCTGGTGCAggagatctctctggacaagGATGACCTGG gcctCATCACCAGCAGCCAGTCGGCAGCCTACGCCATCAGCAAGTTCGTGAGCGGGGTGCTGTCGGACCAGATGAGCGCCCGTTGGCTCTTCTCCTCGGGGCTGCTCCTGGTCGGCCTGGTCAACGTTGCCTTCTCCTGGAGCTCCACCGTGTCCATCTTCGCAGTCCTCTGGTTCTTCAATGGCCTGGCACAGGGCCTGGGCTGGCCCCCGTGCGGGAAGGTCCTGCGGAAG TGGTTTGAGCCGTCGCAGTTTGGCACGTGGTGGTCCGTCCTGTCCACCAGCATGAACCTGGCGGGGGGGCTGGGGCCCATCCTGGCCACAGTGCTGGCCCAGAGCTACAGCTGGCGCAGCACACTCGCCCTGTCGGGGGCGCTGTGCGTGCTCGTCTCCTTCCTCTGCCTCATGCTCATTCGCAACGAGCCCGCTGATGTCGGCCTCCGCAACCTGGACCCCACACCCTCCAAGGGCAAGCCAG GCTCCCCGAAGGAAGAGAGCACCCTTCAGGAGCTGCTGCTGTCCCCCTACCTGTGGGTGCTCTCCACCGGCTACCTGGTGGTTTTTGGGGTGAAGACCTGCTGTACTGACTGGGGCCAGTTCTTCCTCATCCAGGAGAAGGGGCAGTCGGCCCTCGTGG GTAGCTCCTACATGAGCGCCCTGGAAGTCGGGGGCCTTGTGGGCAGCATTGCCGCGGGCTACCTGTCGGACCGGGCCATGGCAAAG GCTGGTCCGTCCGTCTATGGGAACCCCCGCCACGGCCTGCTGCTATTCATGATGGCTGGCATGGCCGTGTCCATGTACCTCTTCCGGACAACTGTGACTGGGGACGTCCCCAAG CTCTGGATCCTCATACTGGGAGCTGTGTTTGGCTTCTCCTCCTACGGTCCCATCGCCTTGTTCGGAGTTATCGCCAATGAGAGTGCCCCTCCCAACCTGTGTGGCACTTCCCACGCCATCGTGGGACTCATGGCCAATG TGGGCGGCTTCCTGGCGGGTCTGCCCTTCAGCACCATCGCCAAGCACTACAGCTGGAACACGGCCTTCTGGGTGGCCGAAGTGACCTGCACAGCCTGCACCGTGGCCTTCTTCCTCCTTCGGAACATCCGCACCAAGATGGGCCGCATCCCCAAGAAAGCCGAGTGA